Genomic DNA from Desulfurivibrio alkaliphilus AHT 2:
ATTACCTCCCGCAGGTTGTGGGGCGGAATGTTGGTGGCCATCCCCACCGCGATGCCCGCCGCGCCGTTGATCAGCAGGTTGGGGATGCGGGCCGGCAGAACCAGCGGTTCCGTCATGGAGTTGTCGTAGTTGGGAACAAAATCGACCGTCTCTTTATCGAGATCGCTGATCAGATCCTGGTCGATTCTGGTCATCCGGGCTTCGGTGTAACGCATGGCCGCCGGCGGGTCGCCATCCACCGAACCGAAGTTGCCCTGGCCGTCCACCAGGGGGTAGCGCATGGAAAAACTCTGGGCCATCCGCACCAGGGTATCGTAGACGGCGGAATCGCCGTGGGGGTGATACTTACCGATTACATCGCCGACGATACGGGCGGATTTTAAGAAGGGGCGGTTATAGTAGTTGTTCAACTCGCGCATGGCGAACAACACCCGGCGATGAACCGGCTTCAAACCATCCCGCACATCGGGCAGGGCCCGGCCGATGATTACGCTCATGGCGTAATCAAGGTAGGATTTGCGCAGTTCTTTTTCGATGGAAATGGTGGGCGGCAATGCCGGTTTATCTGTTTCAACCATGAGAAATCAAAACCTTACCTTTAAATTATCGGAAAATCCGGGCTGTAAGCCTGTTACTTAAACAATCTGTAACAGTTAAATATTTTAAAAAAATTAAATATCCAGGGAGGAAACTTCCAGGGCGTTGCTCTGGATGAAATCCCGCCGCGGTTCCACCTTATCCCCCATCAGGGTGGTGAAAATCTCGTCCGCCCCCTCGGCGTCGTCGATGGTGACCTGCAGCAGGATCCGGTTTTCCGGGTTCATGGTGGTGGCCCACAACTGTTCCGGGTTCATTTCACCCAAACCTTTGTAGCGCTGCAAAGAACTGCCCTTGAAAGATTCACTGCGAATGCTCTCCAGCATCTCTCGCCAGGAGTTGACCTCGATTTGCTGGTTTTTGACCTCCACGGTAAATTTACCGTCCAAATAAGGGCTTACCCGGGGATAGTGTTTTAAAACCTGGCGGTACTCGGGCAACAGGGGAATCTGTGGGCCCACGGTGACCAGCAGGTGGGCCTTATCCTTAAGGGCCGCGTCGAACTCATAACAACTGGGCCGCCAGCGGCAGGGCCGGATATTGCCCAGAATAAACTTCTCCCCGCTCAACCGCTGGTGCAATTGGTTCAACAGCGGCTCATTTTCAAACTGGTCGGCGGAATGGACGTTTTCGGTCACCAGAAAGCGCAGGATATCTTCCCAGAGGTTGCTTCGCTCCAGGTATTCCACCAGCCGCTGGTAATGGGAAAGATCCTTGAGCAGCGCAACCAGCTCCTCCCCTGCCACGGTCCGCCCATCTTCCGTGTTGACACTGCACATGGTGCTGGCCTGTTGAAAGAGGAAACTGTTCAGGGAATAATCATCCAGGAAAAACTTTTCCTTTTTACCCCGGCTCAGCCGGTAGAGCGGCGGCTGACCGATATAGACGTTACCATTTTCCACCAAAGGCAGCATCTGGCGGTAAAAGAAGGTCAGCAGCAGGGTGCGGATATGGGCTCCGTCGACATCGGCGTCGGTCATGATGATGATCTTGTGGTAGCGCAGCTTATCGAGGTCGAACTCTTCCTTGCCGATACCGGTACCCAGGGCGGCGATGATCTGTTTGATCTCCTCGCTGCTCAGCACCTTTTCAAAACGGGCCTTTTCCACATTCATGATTTTGCCGCGCAAGGGCAGAATGGCCTGGAAGAAGCGATCCCGGCCCTGCTTGGCGCTGCCGCCGGCGGAGTCGCCCTCCACCAGAAAAATCTCCCGTTTCGCGGGGTCTTTGGTCTGGCATTCGGCCAGTTTGGCGGCCATCAAGACATCCATGCCGCTGCCTTTTTTACGGGACAGCTCCTTGGCCCGGCGAGCCGCTTCCCGGGCCCGGGCCGCTTCCACCGCCTTGCTCAGGATCTTGCGGGCCTCCTGGGGGTTTTCCTCCAGGTAACGGGAAATCTTTTCGTGGCAGATGGAATCGACGATATATTTAACCTCGCTGTTACCCAGCTTGGTTTTGGTCTGGCCCTCAAACTGGGGGCTGGGCACCCGGGTGGAGATAATACAGGTGATCCCTTCCCTTACATCGTCGCCACTCAGTTTTTCCCGCAGGTTCTTGGGTACGATATCGTCGCTGGCATAACGGTTAATACACTTGGTCAGCGCCATGCGGAAACCGGCCACGTGGCTGCCGCCTTCCTTGGTGTAGATGTTGTTGACGTAAGAGTGCAGCCGCTCGGTGTAGCCTTCAAAATACTGGAAGGCCACCTCCACCTGTACGTTGTCTTTTCCCCCCTGAACGAAAACCGGCTCACTGTGCACCGGGGTCCGATTGCGATTGAGATACTCGACGAAAGACTTGATCCCGCCCTTGAAATGAAACTCGTCCTCGGCCCCGGTACGTTCGTCGTGGATTTTTATCTTGACGTTTTTGTTAAGAAAAGCCAGTTCCCGCAAACGGGCCTGGATAATCTCATATTTGAATTCGGTGGTTTCGGTAAAGATCCCCGGGTCGGGCAGGAAGGTAATCTTGGTGCCGCTTTTTTCCGTTTCACCAACCACTTCCACCTCGCCTTCCTTGACTCCGTAGCGGTAGGTCTGGCGATGGATCTTGCCGTTGCGTTTAATTTCGGCAATGGTCTTAAGACTCAGGGCGTTTACCACCGAAACCCCAACGCCGTGCAGACCGCCGGAAACCTTGTAGGTAGAATGATCGAACTTACCGCCGGCATGGAGGGTGCACATGACCAGCTCCAGGGCAGAGACCCCCTCGGTGGGATGGATCTCCACCGGGATACCGCGGCCGTTGTCTTCCGAACTGACGCTGCCGTCTTTGTGGATGGTAATTTTAATCCGGTCACAGTAACCGGCCAGTGCTTCGTCGATGCTGTTGTCCACCACCTCGTAGACCAGGTGGTGTAAACCTTCCTCGGCGGTATTGCCGATGTACATCGCCGGCCTTTTTCTTACCCCTTCCAGGCCGGTTAAAACTTTGATCTGGGCGGCGCCGTAATCGTTGGTCACTGTTTCGTTATCACTCAAGGCTGTGGTTCCACTTTTTTGGTTTTAGGTTCCCAAGCGGTCACTTAACTCAGGTTCAGGTCTGTTGCTTGGCCGATTTGGCCGGTGCCGGCTGACCGCTTACAATCAGAGTTTCATGGGCATGATAACACTGAGATAACCGGGGTCTTTGTCTCCCTGGAGCAGACAGGGGCTTTCCTCGGAATTGATATAGGCCTTTACCTTCTCACTATCCATAACCTGCAGCGCTTCATAGAAATATTTGCCGTTGAAACCTATCTCCATGCTCTCTCCCTGGTACCCGGCGGGAACCTCTTCCCGGGCGCTGCCGTAGTCCATATTCTGGGAAGAGAGGGTTATCTTGTCGTTTTCAATAATGAAATTTACGGCGTTATAGCGATCTTCGGTAAAGATATTAACCCTTTTTAAAGAGTGCATCATCTTCCGCCGGTCAATACCGATATGCTTAGCTTTGTTAATCACCTGGATAATCCCTTTATAGTCGGGAAAATCTCCGCTCATCAGACGAACAACCAGGGTGTAGCCTCCGGCTTTCAGTACCGCCTGTTTTTCTTCCAAACCCAGCAGAACGGTTTCTTCCTCGTCACAGAGCTTGCGAATCTCTTGAATACCCTTCTTGGGAATCAAGATTACTCTATCCATCTCCAACGAACTCAGATCGGTTTCCACTTTGCCCTCCATCATCGACAGCCGATGGCCATCGGAGGAAACCATCCTGAGAAAATGGCCTTCATCCAGGATCTCTTTTTCCAGTAAAATCCCCGCCAGGTTAAAATTATTTTCACCTTCATGGGCCACGGAATAGATGGTTTTATCGATCAAGTCGGTCATCAGGGCGGTGGGTATGGCCACCAGATTATCTTCCCGATAAGGGGGAAAAGAGGGAAATTCATCGGCGGAGATACCGGACAGGCGGCAATCGCTGCTCTCGGCACTGATCTTAACCCAACTGTTTTCCTGCTCCTCCAGGTGAAGATGTTTTTCCTCAGACTCTTTCACCAGTTCAAACAGCTTACGCGCCGGCAAGGTAACGCTGCCGGGTGAAAGAATTTCAGCCGGGATCCGGCAGCGAATCCCAACTTCCAGGTCCGTCGCCGTCATCACCAGGCCTTCCTGGTCTGATTCCAGGAGGATATTGGCCAGTACCGCCAGGGTTCCTTTTTTACCGGTGATGTTTTGCAAGGCGGCCAAAGCGGTGAGAAAATCCAAACGGGAAACGTTGAAGGCGAGAGTCATGATGTTGTCCCTTGTAATTAGTAAGAGAGATGTAATTAAAAAGATATTATGGTTATTAAATTTCGTTGAATTGTGGAATAACCGAATAAACCTTTAAATTATTTATATTTTTTTTCAAAAAAAGCTTTTTCAAAAAAAACCGAAAACCAGGTTTTTGTTTTTTACACAACTTTTCAACATCCAGCCAACACCCCTGGTCGATGGTTATGTTGATAACTTGGTTGGCTCTCTGCTAACCTTTTTTTTATCCATCTTTTCAAGGTTTTTTATACCCCGAAAGATAATCGCAAAAATATACCGGATAAATGGAAAAAAATAAATAATTTTAGGGAAATAAAAATAATAATGAAAAAATTTTTTTCTCAACAAAACCAAATGTTAGATAGTTTTTTCAGTCGAGCGTTGGCTCAAGGAATTTTTCCCGGAGCGGCCTCAGCGGTTATCTTGGGAGATTACACCCAGCGCCGGAGGATGGTCAACTGCTGGGGTGACACCTCCTATCGGAGTGAAGATAAACAAGCGATAAGTGAAGAAACCTATTTCGATCTGGCCTCGCTCACCAAACCTCTGGCCACCCTGCCGGCCCTGTTGCATTTGATGACCACGGAAAAATTCAACTTTGATACCACCCTGGAGGATTTATTGGTGGTTAAAATGCCGCCTGATAAGCAAAAAATAACCCTTAAGGATATTCTTACCCATCGCAGTGGTTTGGCGGCTTATTTCCCTTTCTACCAAGAGGTTAAAGCGGGCCTTTACCGGCAGGTTAAAAAAGAAATCATTGAACTCATTAGGCAAACCCCTTTGGTTTACCCCCCCGGCAGCCGTTCTTTGTACAGTGATCTTGGTTATATCCTGGCCGGCTTTATCATTGAACAGCTAAGCGGAAAAAACCTAAATACTTTCCTGGATGAAAATATTTACCGGCCGCTGGGCTTGGAAAAAAAAATATTTTTTAACCTTACCGGCCGGATAAGACCGGGAATATATGCCGCCGGAGAATACTGCCTGTGGCGACGACGGGTGCTGCGGGGTGAGGTGGGGGATGAAAATTGTGCCCTGCTGGGAGGAGCGGCAGGACATGCCGGCCTTTTTGGTTCCATTACCGGGGTGATGCAGTTGTTGGAGTACCTGTTTGATCTTGGCTGGGAAGAAGAGAAAATACCAGCGGAAAAAAAGTTGTTTAAAAGTGAAATCTTACGCCGGTGTTGCCGAAAGTGGGATCTAACTGGAACAAACACCTGGGCTGTCGGGTTTGATACCCCATCGCCAAGAAACTCTTCCGGAGGGCCTTATCTGTCGGGAGAGAGTATAGGTCATCTGGGCTATGCCGGAACATCTTTCTGGTTGGATCCTCAAAAAAAAGTAATCCTGGTGCTGCTCACTAACAGGGTCCATCCTTGCCGCAGTAACAATAAGATAAAAAAAATCAGGCCGCGCTTTCATCAGTTGGTGATGGAGCAACTGGAATTAACCCATATGTAAAAAAAAGAAAGAACAATCATTTTATTAAATCACTGAAAATATGGGGCTATTTTATATTTCTCTTAAAGAGAAAAATAAGATTTTTTTTACAACGGACCTTTGTACTAACTGGTTTTGAAAAGGTTTTTTTTGTAAACAATTAAGAATTATTTTTAAGTAAATTCAAGCGCGATAACAATTTTTAGGTTGACATGGTTTTTCCTTTTTCACTATAGCTGACTCCCGAGGGTTTTCATTTTCTGTGTTGTCAGGAAGTGAAACGTGAGGTTGCAGTAACAGGAGGAGGGTTGTAAAGCCATGGACTTTTTTTGCCGTCGGCTGCGCTTGGTTAGTAGACCACCAGGTGGTCCACCGTTATCCCCTACAGGTCCAGCAAAAACCTTATTTCCTCTTTCCGAATTTTCTTTTCTCCGCACCTTCTTCCCTCTTTCTTTTTTTCTCTGTCTGTTCTGTCTGCTCTTTCTTTTTTCCTGCCGTGGCGATTCCGATGGTTCCAAATCTGCAGCTGATCATGTAATCGGCGACGTTCGCGAGACCAGCGCCGTGGTAAACGCCCAGGGAGAAATCTCGTTTACCGGCAGCGGCGAATTTTCCGGCTTGATGGTCAGTGCGCAAAATCTCACGATGGCCGCCGGCGGTCGCCTGCTCATCGAACTTGATCCGGCGCCGGTCAGGGAAAACGGGTTTATCCCGGTGGGTAATCTTTATACCCTTACCCTCTTCGACTCCGATGGTAACGAAGTGGCCGGCAACGGCACGGTGATGGTGGAGATTCCTTACCGGGAAAGCGTGGTGGAGGCCCAGGGGCTGGCCGATGAATTGCTCCTGCTGCATGACGGTCAGCAAAGGAGCTCCAGTCATATCGCTGAGCGGGCGGTACTGGTTGCCACCTTGGATGGTTTTGGCCGCTTCGTGGTGGCAATCCGGGATACCCCCCCCACCGCTAAACCCCACCCCCTACCCTTGATTGAAGTGGGTTGGGACGGATATGCCGATGCCGAGCAGGTTTTAAAAAACGGCGATCCCATTGCCGATCCCTTGCGGGGAATCAAGGTGGCGCAACTGGGCGAGCGGGTGCAGTTACAGGGGCGGGAAACCGATATCAGTCATAAAAATTACCCCGCTTACGACTGGGAGCTGTTGAGCAAACCGGAAGGTTCGGCAGCGCAACTGACAGGCACCGGCCGGGAAGTGGAAATTATCCCCGACTTGGTGGGCCGCTATATCGTGCAACTGACCGTCGCCGACGATCAGGACAGTATCACCATTACCGCCGGCAGTTACAGTTATGTGGAGCAAAACGGGGAAATTACCAGTTACTGCAGCTTTTGCCATGCCGGACAGTACGTTGGTGCAGCCTACAAGGATATTTACGGCCGTGACACCCTGCGTGACCTGATTACGCCCTGGCAGGAGTCCAACCATGCGGCGGCATACGATAATCTTGACCCAGTTGATCGCCTTGACCCGGTATGTCTCAACTGCCATACCACCGGCTTTCTGGTCACCGAGCGCAACGCCACTGCCTATGACCCGGGTTGGGGTTTTGCCGACTTTTTTTACGATGCTGACGGAAGCGGTAAAACCGCCGCCGATGCTCCCCACTTGCAGGGGGTGAACTGTGAATCCTGCCACGGCCCCGGCGGTCGGGACGGTACCCCTCCCGACAGCACCGGCTTTCAGCACCCTTACCAGGCCAGCCTTAGCCAAGGCCCCTGTATGGCCTGCCACAACATCCGCCCCGATGAGCAGATCAGCGGCCGGGACTACTACTATGCCTGGGAAGGGGACCTCCATGTCAACGCCCATTACGTGGTAGACGGCCGGATTCGGGTGGTGGATACCTATCCCTGCTACCATTGCCACGTGGGTCAGTATTTCATCGGCCGGATGCATGGCAAGACCCTGGAACCCGAGGTAATCGAGCAACCGGAGGGGATCACCTGCGTGGTCTGTCACGACCCCCACGATGAAAGTGGCTATGGCTATCAGTTGCGGCTGGCCGGAGAGGTTGCGGTGCAACTTAAGGCCAACAGCACCTCTGATGATTTCATTGAAATGACCTTTGATGCCGGTACTGCGGCGGTCTGTTATTCCTGCCACAACGCCTACATTACCCTGCCGGCGGTGGGGGAGGACCTGCATGGCAACCAGGCGGAGATGATGGAGGGAATCGGGGGGTACACTTACGGCGAGGATATTGCCGGCCGGACCCACGGCGAAGTGCTGGTGGGAGATAAATGTGTGGCCTGCCATATGATGGCCGAACATCCCAGCGAACCCGGTAAAAAAGTGACTACCCACCAGCGGCGGCTGTATGACGGTGAAGATATGTTTGCCGCCGATGACTACACCGTTATCGGCTGCAAGGATTGCCATGTCGGTGAGTACGCCCTGCCGGCGGAAGGCAACCGCTTTGATTACGGTGGCCGCATGAGCGAGATCAGGGATCGGCTGCAGGAGTTGCAACAGCGGATCAACGAGGTGGCCGGCCGGGAGGATCTGCAGTCGCCGATTATCCATAACTATGCTCAGAGCCTGAGCGGTAACAGGCTGGAGTCGGTAAACCGGGCGGCCTACAACTACCTGTTTGTTAAACGAGACGGCAGCTTCGGCCTCCACAACTATCCCTATGCGGCGGAGTTGCTGCGCCTGAGCCTGGAAGACCTGGAAGGATACTGATGAAGATTGCATCCGGCAAAATCGGAGTTTTCTCCCTCATCCTGCTGCTGGTCTTTCTGGCCGGTAAGACCGTAACCGGTGCCGAGGTAAGCGGCAGATACACCATGGGTTACGAGGATCGCGAAGTGCGCGACGGCAGCCGGGAGTCGGTGATGGTCAATTACCTCTCCTTTGAGGCCAAACGCCTGCCGGTGACCAACCTCTCGGTACATGGCTTCAGCAAATACGCCTATGAATGGCAGCGGGGCGATTCCGCCACCGGCATTTACTACCTCTACGGCAACCACCGCACCTTTGAGGGGCGCAACGATTTATTGTTCGGCCGTTTCCCCTTGGAAAGCCACCGTTTTCTGACCCTGGACGGCGTTCATTTCACCCAGCGCCCGAACCGGCCCTTCGGTTATTCACTATACCTGGGCCAGCCCCGTTACATGGAAATTCACGATGATCGCTTCGAGCGCCAGTTCCGGGATTCCGGCGATTACCTGGCCGGCGGCAAGATCTTCCTCCGGGGGGTGGAAGGGGTGCGGGCCAACGCCTCTTATTCCCGGGAAGGCGGGGGTGGCGACGTCTACCGGGAAATTATCGGCGTCGGCGGGGGTAAGGATTATTACTTTACCCGGCGCCAGGAAGAACGGGATGAGGTGATCGTGGCCGTGGACGGCAGCCTGGATTACAACCCGGATCAGTCGGCGGTGGACCGCCTCAGCGCCCGCCTGTTCGTGATTTATCCCCCCCGGCTGCGGGTCGTGCTCCAGGCTGATCGCTACGATGTGCGCGACAATTATCCCGCCGACCGGGAGTTGATCATCACCCTGTTCTCCACCGGCCGTGAGGATCGGGCCAAGTATACCGTCACCTACGACTGGCGGCCGGAAATCGCCTTTTATCAGAGCTCGGTTTTTACCGAACTGGAGATGCCCGACGGCGCCTGGCGCCGGGGTCGGATCGTGAAAGGCGGGGTTATTGGCGATTACCGCGAATCCCGGGGTGTGCTGTTCGACGCCGGCCTTTACCATTTCAACAGCCACCTCAGTGAGGCCAATGGCCTGGCCTTAAGTGTCGATTACCAGTACGATCAGGTCTGGAACCTGCTGGTGGGCCTGGAACTGGTTCGGCTCAGCAAACCCCTCCGGGACGAAAAAAACGCCAGGAGCGTCAATGTTGAGCTGGGTTATAAGCCGGGTGACCGGTGGAAGCTGGCCGGTTACCTGGAACGCAGCGATAACCCTGAGTACCGCAACGATTTTCGGGTCGGGCTGCGGTTTGATTACCTCTTCGGCTTTGCCCTGGGCAGGGCCGCACAAAGGGTTGGCCCATGAATTTTTCCGGTAGAAATACAGCCTTGATTATTCTCAGCCTGCTGGTCATGGCCGGCTGTGCCGGTCTGATTGCCAGGACTCCGACCCAGCAGTTTGACCACGATATCCATGTCGATAGCCTGGTGGAACATGGTTTCGGCTGCCTGGACTGCCATTACTTCACCACCTTGGAGGAACAGGAGTTTCCCAAGGTCTTCGCCGTTTCCGAAGAGGC
This window encodes:
- the gyrB gene encoding DNA topoisomerase (ATP-hydrolyzing) subunit B; protein product: MSDNETVTNDYGAAQIKVLTGLEGVRKRPAMYIGNTAEEGLHHLVYEVVDNSIDEALAGYCDRIKITIHKDGSVSSEDNGRGIPVEIHPTEGVSALELVMCTLHAGGKFDHSTYKVSGGLHGVGVSVVNALSLKTIAEIKRNGKIHRQTYRYGVKEGEVEVVGETEKSGTKITFLPDPGIFTETTEFKYEIIQARLRELAFLNKNVKIKIHDERTGAEDEFHFKGGIKSFVEYLNRNRTPVHSEPVFVQGGKDNVQVEVAFQYFEGYTERLHSYVNNIYTKEGGSHVAGFRMALTKCINRYASDDIVPKNLREKLSGDDVREGITCIISTRVPSPQFEGQTKTKLGNSEVKYIVDSICHEKISRYLEENPQEARKILSKAVEAARAREAARRAKELSRKKGSGMDVLMAAKLAECQTKDPAKREIFLVEGDSAGGSAKQGRDRFFQAILPLRGKIMNVEKARFEKVLSSEEIKQIIAALGTGIGKEEFDLDKLRYHKIIIMTDADVDGAHIRTLLLTFFYRQMLPLVENGNVYIGQPPLYRLSRGKKEKFFLDDYSLNSFLFQQASTMCSVNTEDGRTVAGEELVALLKDLSHYQRLVEYLERSNLWEDILRFLVTENVHSADQFENEPLLNQLHQRLSGEKFILGNIRPCRWRPSCYEFDAALKDKAHLLVTVGPQIPLLPEYRQVLKHYPRVSPYLDGKFTVEVKNQQIEVNSWREMLESIRSESFKGSSLQRYKGLGEMNPEQLWATTMNPENRILLQVTIDDAEGADEIFTTLMGDKVEPRRDFIQSNALEVSSLDI
- the dnaN gene encoding DNA polymerase III subunit beta; this encodes MTLAFNVSRLDFLTALAALQNITGKKGTLAVLANILLESDQEGLVMTATDLEVGIRCRIPAEILSPGSVTLPARKLFELVKESEEKHLHLEEQENSWVKISAESSDCRLSGISADEFPSFPPYREDNLVAIPTALMTDLIDKTIYSVAHEGENNFNLAGILLEKEILDEGHFLRMVSSDGHRLSMMEGKVETDLSSLEMDRVILIPKKGIQEIRKLCDEEETVLLGLEEKQAVLKAGGYTLVVRLMSGDFPDYKGIIQVINKAKHIGIDRRKMMHSLKRVNIFTEDRYNAVNFIIENDKITLSSQNMDYGSAREEVPAGYQGESMEIGFNGKYFYEALQVMDSEKVKAYINSEESPCLLQGDKDPGYLSVIMPMKL
- a CDS encoding serine hydrolase domain-containing protein produces the protein MKKFFSQQNQMLDSFFSRALAQGIFPGAASAVILGDYTQRRRMVNCWGDTSYRSEDKQAISEETYFDLASLTKPLATLPALLHLMTTEKFNFDTTLEDLLVVKMPPDKQKITLKDILTHRSGLAAYFPFYQEVKAGLYRQVKKEIIELIRQTPLVYPPGSRSLYSDLGYILAGFIIEQLSGKNLNTFLDENIYRPLGLEKKIFFNLTGRIRPGIYAAGEYCLWRRRVLRGEVGDENCALLGGAAGHAGLFGSITGVMQLLEYLFDLGWEEEKIPAEKKLFKSEILRRCCRKWDLTGTNTWAVGFDTPSPRNSSGGPYLSGESIGHLGYAGTSFWLDPQKKVILVLLTNRVHPCRSNNKIKKIRPRFHQLVMEQLELTHM
- a CDS encoding multiheme c-type cytochrome, yielding MVNAQGEISFTGSGEFSGLMVSAQNLTMAAGGRLLIELDPAPVRENGFIPVGNLYTLTLFDSDGNEVAGNGTVMVEIPYRESVVEAQGLADELLLLHDGQQRSSSHIAERAVLVATLDGFGRFVVAIRDTPPTAKPHPLPLIEVGWDGYADAEQVLKNGDPIADPLRGIKVAQLGERVQLQGRETDISHKNYPAYDWELLSKPEGSAAQLTGTGREVEIIPDLVGRYIVQLTVADDQDSITITAGSYSYVEQNGEITSYCSFCHAGQYVGAAYKDIYGRDTLRDLITPWQESNHAAAYDNLDPVDRLDPVCLNCHTTGFLVTERNATAYDPGWGFADFFYDADGSGKTAADAPHLQGVNCESCHGPGGRDGTPPDSTGFQHPYQASLSQGPCMACHNIRPDEQISGRDYYYAWEGDLHVNAHYVVDGRIRVVDTYPCYHCHVGQYFIGRMHGKTLEPEVIEQPEGITCVVCHDPHDESGYGYQLRLAGEVAVQLKANSTSDDFIEMTFDAGTAAVCYSCHNAYITLPAVGEDLHGNQAEMMEGIGGYTYGEDIAGRTHGEVLVGDKCVACHMMAEHPSEPGKKVTTHQRRLYDGEDMFAADDYTVIGCKDCHVGEYALPAEGNRFDYGGRMSEIRDRLQELQQRINEVAGREDLQSPIIHNYAQSLSGNRLESVNRAAYNYLFVKRDGSFGLHNYPYAAELLRLSLEDLEGY